A genomic segment from Deinococcus sp. YIM 77859 encodes:
- a CDS encoding ABC transporter ATP-binding protein, with amino-acid sequence MAAIETQDVRKVYRGRAVVDGLTLRVEEGEVFGFLGPNGAGKSTTVKMLLGLVHPSSGALRVLGGSPQDPAVRARLGFLPEQFRFQTWMTGEEFLRFHGRLAGLAAQELRTRVPEVLDLVGLGGRGGETLGGYSKGMLQRIGLAGALLARPRLVFLDEPTSALDPIGRVEVRGIIERLRGEGVAVFLNSHLLSEVEQVCDRVAFVKAGRVLTQGSLRDLMGGALPVELRVDRLPPDLLATLARLGELRHTETNRPGRAEATLWLANEDDLPALAAAVHAHGVRLYALIPRRPDLETLFLELIEETPEAPRPQEAARA; translated from the coding sequence GTGGCAGCCATCGAGACGCAGGACGTACGCAAGGTCTACCGGGGACGAGCGGTCGTTGATGGCCTCACCCTCCGGGTCGAGGAGGGAGAGGTGTTCGGGTTTCTGGGGCCAAACGGAGCAGGCAAGAGTACCACCGTCAAGATGCTGCTGGGCCTGGTGCATCCCAGCAGCGGCGCGCTGCGGGTGCTCGGCGGCTCACCGCAGGATCCCGCCGTGCGCGCTCGCCTGGGCTTTTTGCCCGAGCAGTTCCGCTTCCAGACCTGGATGACGGGCGAAGAGTTCCTGCGGTTTCACGGGCGCCTGGCAGGCCTTGCGGCGCAGGAGCTGCGAACGCGAGTTCCCGAGGTGCTGGACCTGGTGGGTCTCGGCGGGCGGGGGGGGGAGACGCTGGGCGGCTACTCGAAGGGGATGCTGCAGCGCATCGGGCTGGCCGGAGCTCTGCTGGCGCGTCCCCGCCTGGTGTTTCTGGATGAGCCGACCAGTGCGCTCGACCCCATCGGGCGCGTGGAGGTGCGGGGAATCATCGAGCGGCTGCGCGGGGAGGGCGTGGCCGTCTTTCTCAATTCCCACCTGCTCTCGGAGGTGGAACAGGTCTGTGACCGGGTGGCTTTCGTGAAGGCAGGACGGGTGCTCACGCAGGGGAGCCTCCGGGACCTGATGGGCGGCGCGCTGCCGGTGGAGCTGCGGGTAGACCGGCTGCCTCCCGACCTCCTCGCCACCCTGGCCCGCCTCGGAGAGCTGCGCCACACCGAAACGAACCGCCCCGGACGCGCTGAGGCGACCCTATGGCTGGCCAACGAGGACGACCTTCCTGCCCTGGCCGCCGCTGTGCACGCGCACGGGGTTCGGCTCTATGCCCTCATCCCGCGCCGCCCGGACCTCGAAACGCTGTTTCTGGAGCTGATCGAGGAGACGCCCGAAGCCCCACGGCCCCAGGAGGCCGCTCGTGCGTAA
- a CDS encoding ABC transporter permease has protein sequence MRNVLLLAELSLREAVRKRLVLVLLLLTAAFLGFYLYGVYRLELSLDQRALDAGLDERSRTGVANLPVMYAAMFGMYLVYFLGVLMAVLSSVGAISGDVESGVMQSVVARPISRAQLVLGRWLGFTAVNVCYVALVGAALLAGVWAITGFLPPAPVPALALILLAITLVTALTVLGSTLLTTLANGIGVFVLYSVGFAGGILGALGSIAATPTLSTLAKVANTLMPTNALWLGASYYLQPEIVRQFGEMTREANPFWGSGPVAPGLVLWAAAYALLAVLVAMWQFSRRDL, from the coding sequence GTGCGTAACGTCCTGTTGCTGGCGGAACTCTCCCTGCGTGAGGCGGTGCGCAAGCGGCTGGTGCTCGTGCTGCTGCTGCTGACCGCGGCGTTTTTGGGGTTTTACCTGTACGGCGTGTATCGCCTGGAACTCAGCCTCGACCAGCGGGCACTGGACGCCGGTCTGGACGAGCGCAGCCGAACGGGCGTGGCCAACCTCCCTGTGATGTACGCGGCGATGTTCGGCATGTACCTGGTCTATTTCCTGGGCGTGCTGATGGCGGTGCTGTCCAGCGTGGGGGCGATCAGCGGTGACGTCGAGAGCGGTGTGATGCAGTCTGTGGTGGCCCGCCCCATCAGCCGCGCGCAGCTCGTGCTGGGGCGCTGGTTGGGGTTCACGGCTGTGAACGTCTGCTACGTGGCGCTGGTGGGTGCGGCGCTGCTCGCAGGCGTCTGGGCGATCACGGGCTTTCTACCCCCTGCGCCCGTACCCGCCCTGGCCCTGATTCTGCTGGCGATCACGCTGGTCACGGCCCTCACCGTGCTGGGCAGCACCCTCCTCACCACGCTGGCCAACGGCATTGGCGTGTTCGTGCTGTACAGCGTGGGATTTGCAGGCGGCATCCTAGGGGCTTTGGGCAGCATCGCCGCTACGCCCACCCTGAGCACCCTGGCCAAGGTCGCCAACACACTGATGCCCACCAACGCCCTATGGTTGGGCGCGAGTTATTACCTGCAACCGGAGATCGTGCGGCAGTTCGGTGAGATGACGCGCGAGGCGAACCCCTTTTGGGGCAGCGGGCCCGTAGCGCCGGGGCTGGTCCTCTGGGCCGCTGCCTATGCGCTGCTGGCGGTGCTGGTGGCGATGTGGCAATTCAGCCGCCGCGACCTATAA
- a CDS encoding diguanylate cyclase — MKVNRPVEPVPLPPDAPPHLRDALAHAAPGAPRSAAYLALARHYRNHSLRTALPLAQAALDWALSAGTPDATVVALAGLASIEVTQGKQEQAFEHLALALDLAQEHALHHLEAQVRNTRAVARLTAGDVTGARRDLLDAQALGQASGDVMDQVNAHINLAYLANLSGHHADALHQLNLLEELLFSLPEEEQLAVRPYLHENRAHIYLNLARRARERGRPDAEAEARARTAAAIEATRAALARFPDRLLALTTEAHAARLALLEGDLERAQRHAQASLDHHHEVGQRVYLDAHLTLAEVSEATGQLLQAHQQYRVALDLARQQGRHRESQAVLEALTRLYEQEGDLAAALATCREALASAQQALAQLAHIEQRNDDLSRELRLARAEANTWQESVRRAEAQARQDPLTGLLNRRGLRDAVAQLEGQSGPLLVALFDIDHFKAVNDQHSHMVGDVALQAVAARLSAHLPAGSLLSRHGGEEFLLVLPGVDPAQAPALVERLRKAVASHTWPDLPCGLRLTVSAGYALAAEAEEAAFRAALEQADEQLYQAKQAGRNRVSPPVRVPGPGCTAP; from the coding sequence ATGAAAGTGAATCGGCCTGTGGAGCCGGTGCCCTTGCCGCCCGACGCTCCACCCCATCTGCGTGACGCCCTGGCCCATGCGGCACCGGGAGCGCCGCGCTCGGCGGCCTACCTCGCGCTGGCTCGGCACTACCGCAACCATTCGCTCAGGACGGCGCTGCCCCTGGCGCAGGCGGCCCTGGACTGGGCGCTGAGCGCGGGTACCCCCGACGCGACGGTCGTGGCCCTGGCGGGGCTGGCCTCCATTGAGGTCACCCAGGGAAAGCAGGAGCAGGCGTTTGAGCACCTCGCACTCGCGCTGGACCTCGCGCAAGAGCACGCCCTGCACCACCTGGAGGCACAGGTGAGAAACACGCGGGCCGTCGCCCGGCTCACCGCCGGAGACGTCACGGGGGCGCGGCGAGACCTGCTGGACGCCCAAGCCCTCGGCCAGGCGAGCGGTGACGTGATGGACCAGGTCAATGCCCACATCAACCTCGCGTACCTGGCCAACCTCTCGGGCCACCACGCCGATGCTCTACACCAGCTCAATCTGCTCGAAGAGCTGCTTTTCTCGCTGCCCGAAGAGGAGCAGCTGGCCGTCCGGCCCTACCTCCACGAGAACCGCGCCCACATCTACCTCAATCTCGCGCGGCGGGCCCGTGAACGCGGACGCCCGGACGCAGAAGCCGAGGCCCGTGCTCGTACCGCAGCGGCCATCGAGGCAACCCGCGCGGCGCTCGCACGCTTTCCTGACCGCCTGCTCGCCCTCACCACCGAGGCGCACGCTGCTCGGCTCGCGCTGCTGGAGGGCGATTTGGAGCGGGCGCAGCGGCACGCGCAGGCCTCCCTCGACCACCACCACGAGGTGGGACAGCGGGTGTATCTGGACGCTCACCTAACCCTGGCGGAAGTCAGCGAGGCGACCGGGCAGCTTCTGCAGGCCCACCAGCAGTACCGCGTCGCGCTGGACCTCGCCCGCCAACAGGGCCGCCACCGCGAGAGCCAGGCGGTCTTGGAAGCCTTGACCCGTCTCTACGAGCAGGAAGGCGATCTGGCCGCTGCACTGGCCACCTGCCGTGAGGCCCTCGCGAGCGCGCAGCAGGCCCTGGCCCAACTCGCGCACATCGAGCAGCGCAACGACGACCTGAGCCGCGAACTGCGTCTGGCCCGCGCCGAGGCGAATACCTGGCAGGAGAGCGTGCGCCGCGCCGAAGCCCAGGCGCGCCAGGACCCCCTCACCGGCCTGCTGAACCGCCGGGGCTTGCGAGACGCCGTAGCGCAGCTGGAGGGCCAATCGGGACCGCTGCTGGTGGCCCTGTTCGATATCGACCACTTCAAGGCCGTCAACGATCAGCACTCCCACATGGTGGGCGACGTGGCCCTCCAGGCGGTGGCGGCGCGCCTCAGCGCCCACCTGCCCGCTGGCAGCCTGCTTTCCCGCCACGGCGGCGAGGAATTCCTGCTGGTGCTGCCCGGGGTAGATCCCGCCCAGGCCCCCGCGCTGGTCGAGCGCCTGCGCAAAGCCGTGGCCAGCCACACCTGGCCTGACCTGCCCTGCGGCCTGCGGCTCACGGTCAGCGCCGGCTACGCCCTTGCCGCAGAAGCAGAAGAGGCGGCCTTCCGCGCGGCCTTGGAACAGGCCGACGAACAGCTCTACCAGGCCAAGCAGGCTGGGCGCAACCGGGTGTCTCCACCGGTTCGCGTTCCGGGACCGGGCTGCACAGCCCCGTAA
- a CDS encoding DEAD/DEAH box helicase, translating to MFSPRSPYARLEGFLRDILGGGAVLLHEEAAAAARTLKVEELGWSPAVARGFGFPEVFSHQAETYRLMRDGQHVILTTPTASGKTGAFFPAVFERLERDPGATALFIYPLVALGQDQRDKLSAFCGRGGFAWEIGAFQGGAQPNEVFRENVRMVTATPDKLHWALTQPRVRDFLRRLAFVVLDEAHTYRGGFGSEVAGMLRRLLGLSRALGANPQVVLSTATIGNPAEFARELVGVEAAQVSESGAARHGKRYYLADHRGQPRRFWDAVVSASVERGLKVLAFFRGRSRAARLYSTYRAQAPFRNHVHLYMAGTSDREGRLTEFRRAKSGVMFATNALEAGVDIGDLEVVIIDGYPGSRMAFRQMAGRAGRVAPGLVLYLPALNEQGVPQPVDAFYSNAENFRELVTGPIEKAVVEAENPYLAPRHRARANEEFRAAGLPAELTPGPSYWNLRGEGSAKFAVVEEAEWVQKGIRACDAPLESPSQHYALTEKHEGAIFTLDGQGYKVTRWEEHPAGTAILVQRFDAANLFTRGLYSIEVNPVKMGEWVRRGPLAYRHGEVVIRRRYTGYMMMRQVFERVCTGCDREPDPTERVCRACGGRIQDRMQDHKLSEHLYEEPLELPPFRTSALEIGVDARATEQPTAVAHTLKHLLQKLTPERVACDENDLAGAFRADRDNYFFLYDDWLGGLGVSRRAFENMNDLLRRALDLTAKTCCKEAHGCYECIAVSRCYAPFLSSGERRPTDKHATRAFLEALLGVESASPPEPEAPLPERPALPPSWPLQARELLDLYGLSLPEVSARLGIPSRELQRAVSTTGPLRLRHAKFGEGVFLQGFYQGERREVLVYFPGVGQKRLLLKYAGLTVLEPESRAAVPGS from the coding sequence GTGTTTTCCCCCCGCTCCCCCTACGCCCGTCTGGAGGGATTCCTGCGCGATATCCTGGGGGGTGGCGCGGTCCTGCTGCACGAGGAGGCAGCGGCTGCGGCCCGTACGCTGAAGGTGGAAGAACTGGGCTGGTCCCCGGCGGTGGCCCGCGGCTTCGGGTTCCCAGAAGTCTTTAGCCACCAGGCGGAGACGTACCGGCTGATGCGTGACGGTCAGCACGTTATCCTGACCACCCCGACCGCCAGCGGCAAGACGGGGGCCTTTTTTCCGGCGGTCTTCGAGCGGCTGGAACGTGATCCGGGGGCGACGGCCCTCTTCATCTATCCCCTGGTAGCGCTGGGGCAGGACCAGCGCGACAAGTTGAGTGCCTTTTGCGGGCGCGGCGGCTTCGCCTGGGAGATCGGAGCCTTTCAGGGAGGAGCGCAGCCGAACGAGGTGTTTCGCGAGAACGTGCGGATGGTGACGGCCACGCCCGACAAGCTGCACTGGGCCCTCACCCAGCCTCGCGTACGGGACTTTCTGCGGCGGCTCGCCTTTGTCGTGCTCGACGAGGCGCACACCTACCGGGGCGGGTTTGGCTCCGAGGTCGCGGGGATGCTGCGGCGGTTGCTGGGGCTCTCCCGGGCGCTGGGGGCAAACCCTCAGGTGGTGCTCTCCACCGCCACCATCGGCAACCCGGCCGAATTCGCGCGGGAACTGGTGGGCGTAGAGGCCGCGCAGGTCAGCGAGTCGGGCGCCGCCCGGCACGGCAAACGCTACTACCTCGCGGATCACCGCGGGCAGCCGCGCCGCTTCTGGGACGCGGTGGTGAGTGCCAGCGTTGAGCGTGGCCTCAAGGTGCTGGCTTTTTTCCGTGGCCGTTCGCGGGCCGCGCGGCTGTACTCCACCTACCGGGCGCAGGCCCCGTTTCGCAACCACGTTCACCTCTACATGGCGGGAACCTCCGACCGCGAGGGCCGCCTCACCGAGTTCCGCCGGGCGAAAAGCGGGGTGATGTTCGCCACGAACGCGCTCGAAGCCGGGGTGGATATCGGTGACCTGGAAGTGGTGATCATTGACGGCTATCCCGGGTCGCGGATGGCCTTTCGGCAGATGGCGGGCCGTGCGGGGCGAGTGGCGCCGGGATTGGTGCTCTACCTCCCCGCCCTCAACGAGCAGGGGGTCCCGCAGCCTGTAGACGCCTTTTACTCCAACGCCGAGAACTTTCGCGAGCTTGTCACCGGCCCTATCGAAAAGGCCGTGGTGGAGGCTGAAAACCCCTACCTTGCGCCCCGTCACCGCGCTCGGGCGAACGAGGAGTTTCGGGCCGCGGGGCTTCCTGCCGAGCTGACCCCTGGCCCGAGCTACTGGAATCTGCGCGGCGAGGGGAGTGCCAAGTTCGCGGTGGTGGAGGAGGCCGAGTGGGTACAGAAAGGCATCCGCGCCTGCGACGCGCCCCTTGAGTCTCCCAGCCAGCACTACGCCCTGACCGAGAAGCATGAGGGGGCAATCTTTACGCTGGACGGGCAGGGCTACAAGGTGACGCGCTGGGAGGAACACCCTGCCGGAACGGCGATTCTGGTGCAGAGGTTCGATGCGGCCAACCTCTTTACGCGCGGCCTGTACAGCATCGAGGTCAACCCGGTGAAGATGGGCGAGTGGGTGCGGCGCGGACCCCTGGCCTACCGCCATGGTGAGGTTGTCATTCGCCGCCGTTACACCGGCTACATGATGATGCGCCAGGTCTTCGAACGCGTCTGCACCGGCTGTGACCGTGAGCCTGACCCGACCGAGCGCGTCTGCCGGGCCTGCGGGGGCCGAATCCAGGACCGCATGCAGGACCACAAGCTCTCTGAGCACCTCTACGAGGAACCGCTCGAGCTCCCGCCCTTTCGCACCTCTGCGCTGGAGATCGGTGTAGACGCCCGCGCCACCGAACAGCCCACAGCCGTCGCCCATACCCTCAAGCACCTGCTGCAAAAGCTCACGCCCGAGCGGGTGGCCTGCGATGAGAACGACCTGGCCGGGGCCTTTCGGGCAGACCGCGACAACTACTTCTTTCTGTATGACGACTGGCTGGGCGGCCTGGGCGTTTCCCGGCGCGCCTTTGAGAATATGAACGACCTGTTGCGCCGGGCGCTGGACCTGACGGCCAAGACGTGCTGCAAGGAGGCGCACGGCTGCTACGAGTGCATCGCCGTCAGCCGCTGCTACGCCCCCTTTTTGAGCAGTGGCGAGCGGCGGCCGACCGACAAGCACGCCACCCGCGCCTTTCTGGAAGCCCTGCTGGGTGTGGAGAGCGCGTCCCCGCCCGAACCCGAAGCCCCCCTGCCCGAGCGTCCCGCTCTGCCCCCCTCCTGGCCGCTACAAGCCCGCGAACTGCTCGACCTGTACGGCCTCAGCCTGCCCGAGGTCAGCGCCCGCTTGGGCATCCCCAGCCGTGAGCTGCAGCGCGCGGTCAGCACCACCGGTCCCCTGCGGCTCCGCCACGCCAAGTTCGGTGAAGGCGTCTTTCTCCAGGGGTTCTATCAGGGTGAGCGGCGCGAGGTGCTGGTGTACTTTCCCGGCGTAGGCCAGAAGCGGTTGCTGCTGAAGTACGCGGGCCTGACCGTGCTTGAGCCAGAAAGCCGCGCTGCCGTGCCGGGCAGTTGA
- a CDS encoding XdhC family protein → MNAAETRALLGALNAALARGQRAAVASVVGVRGSAYRREGTRMLVLEDGAQVCMLSGGCLEAEVVEVALEVIRTGRPVLTHYDLSEDATWGLGIGCGGSVDVWVERVDATDPVTAAWLAALDREQAAALAVPLDGGGRLFVTPAGGVTGQLPDPALHAFAVEAARSRLGLREPRAATLAAPDGTPVFVDVNVPPPQLVLYGAGHDAVPLAAQAYALGYNVHVIDPRPAYLTSARFPGATLHNLAPEDLHRFTPGERAHLIVMNHHLDRDRVCLAHALRSGADYVGVLGPRSRAEDLLRALAEEGVTLTPEQLARLRSPIGLRLGAEAPEEVALSILAELMAWRRGYDGGFLSGHTGRIHDAVTHAPFSLS, encoded by the coding sequence GTGAACGCCGCCGAGACTCGCGCCCTGTTGGGGGCGCTCAACGCCGCCCTGGCCCGCGGACAGCGTGCGGCCGTCGCCAGCGTGGTCGGCGTGCGGGGCAGCGCCTATCGCCGCGAGGGCACCCGAATGCTGGTGCTGGAGGACGGGGCGCAGGTGTGCATGCTGTCGGGGGGCTGTCTGGAAGCTGAGGTGGTGGAGGTCGCCCTGGAGGTGATTCGCACGGGTCGCCCGGTGTTGACCCACTACGACCTTTCCGAGGACGCGACCTGGGGTCTGGGGATCGGGTGTGGGGGCAGCGTGGACGTGTGGGTAGAGCGGGTGGACGCGACCGATCCGGTCACTGCGGCGTGGCTCGCTGCACTGGACAGGGAGCAGGCCGCCGCGCTGGCTGTCCCGCTGGATGGCGGAGGGCGCCTGTTCGTCACGCCCGCCGGTGGGGTGACGGGGCAGCTACCGGACCCGGCGCTCCACGCCTTTGCCGTGGAGGCGGCTCGGTCCCGGCTGGGGCTGCGCGAGCCGCGCGCGGCCACCCTCGCCGCGCCGGACGGCACGCCGGTCTTTGTCGATGTCAATGTCCCCCCGCCGCAGCTCGTGCTGTATGGCGCGGGGCACGACGCGGTCCCTCTTGCGGCGCAGGCGTACGCCCTGGGGTACAACGTGCACGTGATTGACCCCCGGCCCGCCTACCTCACGTCCGCTCGTTTCCCCGGCGCGACGCTGCATAACCTCGCCCCCGAGGACCTGCACCGCTTCACGCCGGGAGAGCGGGCCCACCTGATCGTGATGAACCACCACCTCGACCGCGACCGCGTCTGCCTCGCGCATGCCCTGCGGTCGGGGGCGGATTACGTGGGTGTGCTTGGTCCCCGTTCCCGCGCCGAGGACCTGCTGCGTGCCCTGGCGGAGGAGGGCGTCACCTTGACGCCGGAGCAGCTTGCGCGCCTGCGCTCGCCGATCGGCCTGCGCCTGGGTGCAGAGGCCCCCGAGGAGGTGGCCTTGAGCATCCTCGCGGAACTGATGGCCTGGCGGCGCGGGTACGACGGCGGTTTTCTGAGCGGGCACACCGGCCGTATCCACGACGCGGTGACGCATGCTCCTTTTTCGCTGTCCTGA
- a CDS encoding YbaN family protein: MQESSPPVVRPLWVALGFVLTGLGVLGLILPGLPGTVWFVLAAGAFARGNPKWEAWLLSRPVVGQLVRDYREGRGMPLRAKWIACTCIALAVAVSLPRIPVLFGQLAWSLVGLAGILFITLRVPTRRP, encoded by the coding sequence ATGCAAGAGTCGTCTCCTCCCGTTGTCCGGCCCCTGTGGGTGGCGTTGGGGTTTGTGCTGACCGGCCTGGGCGTTCTGGGGCTGATCCTGCCTGGTCTGCCCGGTACCGTCTGGTTCGTGTTGGCCGCCGGTGCTTTTGCGCGGGGGAACCCGAAGTGGGAAGCGTGGCTGCTGTCGCGCCCGGTGGTGGGCCAGCTCGTGCGCGACTACCGTGAGGGGCGCGGCATGCCGCTGCGGGCCAAGTGGATCGCCTGCACCTGCATCGCGCTGGCGGTTGCCGTGAGCCTGCCGCGCATTCCCGTCCTGTTTGGCCAGCTTGCCTGGAGCCTGGTGGGCCTCGCGGGCATCCTCTTCATCACCCTGCGGGTCCCCACCCGCCGCCCGTGA
- a CDS encoding 4Fe-4S dicluster domain-containing protein, with protein sequence MLRGVLERLGEYGNPVPRYTAPRCLLERQAVGGCDACHATCPHQAITLGPLGQSVEIDPQACTGCGLCVQVCPSGALEYDLTASLQSVRDAGQSGEGAASLACSQSGAGGPTLPCLGRVTPALVSAAGAWGIPLTLLHGECAGCSVGAPDVPERVRRVVEEAQELRAATGQPAQVNVRPATPEDRQQAGRVSRRGAFAQLLRAGRQQVAQALPERPLPFVDWSDPEKRVPEEWRWRVRTLTPAPPPEAGVHWPAPLVDDSCIDCPVCSNVCPTEAITRERKPEGGVRLLLNLSACTSCLACVRSCPPQAMHPQEEWLPAAFQALVLLRDSDSVM encoded by the coding sequence ATGCTGAGAGGGGTGCTGGAGCGGCTGGGCGAGTACGGGAATCCTGTGCCGCGCTACACGGCGCCGCGTTGCCTGCTTGAACGGCAGGCGGTGGGGGGCTGTGACGCCTGCCACGCCACCTGTCCGCATCAGGCGATCACCCTCGGTCCCCTGGGACAGAGCGTCGAGATCGATCCCCAGGCCTGCACGGGCTGCGGTCTGTGTGTGCAGGTCTGCCCCTCCGGCGCGCTGGAGTACGACCTCACCGCCTCCCTGCAGAGCGTGCGCGACGCGGGGCAGAGCGGGGAAGGCGCGGCCAGCCTCGCCTGCTCGCAAAGCGGCGCGGGGGGTCCAACCCTTCCCTGTCTGGGCCGGGTCACACCTGCCCTGGTGTCCGCAGCGGGGGCATGGGGCATCCCCCTTACCCTGCTGCACGGGGAGTGTGCGGGGTGTTCGGTGGGGGCGCCCGATGTGCCCGAGCGGGTGCGGCGCGTGGTGGAGGAGGCGCAGGAGCTTCGGGCCGCCACGGGGCAGCCCGCCCAGGTCAACGTGCGTCCTGCCACGCCGGAAGACCGCCAGCAAGCAGGGCGCGTCTCGCGCCGCGGGGCCTTCGCCCAGCTTCTGCGGGCAGGGCGGCAGCAGGTCGCCCAAGCCCTGCCCGAGCGGCCCCTGCCCTTTGTGGACTGGAGTGATCCCGAGAAGCGCGTGCCCGAGGAATGGCGCTGGCGGGTCCGCACCCTCACGCCCGCGCCGCCCCCGGAGGCGGGGGTTCACTGGCCTGCCCCTCTGGTGGACGACAGCTGCATCGACTGTCCCGTCTGCTCGAACGTGTGCCCCACCGAAGCGATCACCCGTGAACGCAAGCCGGAAGGCGGCGTGAGGCTCCTCCTGAACCTCTCGGCCTGCACGAGTTGCCTGGCCTGCGTCCGCTCCTGTCCGCCCCAGGCGATGCACCCGCAGGAAGAATGGTTGCCCGCCGCTTTTCAGGCGCTCGTCCTGCTGCGGGACAGTGACAGCGTGATGTAG
- a CDS encoding aldo/keto reductase family protein, whose protein sequence is MEYRNLGRSGLKVSEVALGGWVTFGHSVNDQQMVRDIVLKAYEEGVNFFDQADVYARGRSEEMMGAVLRELPRHTLVISSKVYWPMSDDVNDRGLSRKHVLESINGSLRRLGTDYVDIYFAHRYDENVPMDEIVLAFDQVIRDGKALYWGTSMWPAARIAQAVEFARAHGLHAPVTEQPEYSMLRRDRVEQEILPYTERAGVGLVVWSPLAMGLLTGKYDEGRPEGARLTENENWGQNFLTEANIQKVRDLKPIADELGLTRAQLAVAWILRQKGVSSVITGATKVGQIEDTVKAAGVKLSEDVLHRIDEILTR, encoded by the coding sequence ATGGAATACCGCAATCTCGGCAGAAGCGGCCTCAAGGTCTCGGAAGTGGCGCTGGGGGGCTGGGTGACTTTTGGGCACTCGGTGAACGACCAGCAGATGGTGCGGGATATCGTCCTCAAGGCCTACGAGGAAGGCGTGAACTTCTTCGACCAGGCGGATGTGTACGCGCGGGGCCGCAGCGAGGAGATGATGGGGGCGGTGCTGCGTGAGCTTCCCCGGCACACGCTCGTGATCTCCTCCAAGGTCTACTGGCCGATGAGTGACGACGTGAACGACCGCGGCCTCTCGCGCAAGCACGTGCTCGAGAGCATCAACGGGAGCCTTAGGCGCCTGGGTACCGACTACGTCGACATCTACTTTGCCCACCGCTACGACGAGAACGTGCCCATGGATGAGATCGTGCTGGCCTTTGACCAGGTGATTCGTGACGGCAAGGCCCTGTACTGGGGGACCTCGATGTGGCCGGCGGCACGCATCGCCCAGGCGGTGGAGTTTGCCCGGGCGCACGGTCTGCACGCGCCCGTTACCGAGCAGCCCGAGTACTCCATGCTGCGCCGGGACCGGGTGGAACAGGAGATCTTGCCCTACACCGAGCGCGCTGGCGTCGGCCTGGTGGTGTGGAGCCCTCTGGCGATGGGCCTGCTGACCGGCAAGTACGACGAGGGCCGCCCCGAAGGCGCGCGCCTCACCGAGAACGAGAACTGGGGCCAGAACTTCCTCACCGAGGCGAACATCCAAAAGGTCCGCGACCTGAAACCCATCGCGGACGAGCTGGGCCTCACCCGTGCGCAGCTCGCCGTAGCCTGGATTCTGCGGCAAAAGGGCGTCAGCTCCGTGATTACCGGCGCGACGAAGGTGGGGCAGATCGAGGACACCGTGAAGGCGGCGGGCGTGAAGCTGTCCGAGGACGTGTTGCACCGGATTGACGAGATCCTGACGCGTTAA
- a CDS encoding alpha/beta fold hydrolase, which produces MILTMRQRLLLAAAVGLGALLTHVRTRQNEGRYPPHGRILRLPDGPTHVIEGGSPGGPPLVLIHGSDGVALDWPISPLWAHLSGHTRLIAPDRPGHGHTPAPAGSPVTVEVNVRRLRQVLDALASGEPVTLLGHSYGAAVALAFAAAHPERVRALVLIAPTAFPAPGLTRPLAYVPLVPVLETLLTRVLLLPLGRLVARIEGARAFYPQPVPPAWHAMMLAFSRRRAQVHALAWENRTLPRELARLVPAYSGLRVPAVILAGVHDRLAPVQVHAVPLAAALPQAELRLLPDGGHQLHWTHPKEVVRGVDALLDESLFELPLVSPPAR; this is translated from the coding sequence GTGATCCTGACGATGCGCCAGCGGCTGCTGCTGGCCGCCGCGGTTGGCCTGGGAGCGCTGCTCACCCACGTGCGTACTCGGCAGAACGAGGGCCGCTACCCGCCGCACGGACGAATCCTGCGCCTCCCGGATGGCCCCACGCACGTGATCGAGGGGGGCTCCCCCGGTGGGCCTCCCCTGGTGCTGATCCACGGCAGCGACGGGGTAGCTCTGGACTGGCCCATCTCGCCCCTGTGGGCTCACCTCAGCGGGCACACACGCCTGATCGCGCCCGACCGGCCCGGCCACGGCCACACCCCCGCTCCCGCTGGTTCGCCCGTGACCGTGGAGGTGAATGTGCGGCGGCTACGGCAGGTCTTGGACGCGCTGGCCAGTGGGGAACCCGTCACACTGCTGGGCCATTCCTACGGGGCGGCGGTCGCGCTCGCCTTTGCGGCCGCGCATCCGGAGCGCGTGCGGGCGCTGGTCCTGATTGCACCCACCGCGTTTCCTGCTCCGGGCCTGACCCGGCCACTCGCCTACGTGCCGCTGGTGCCGGTGCTGGAAACGCTGCTCACGCGGGTGCTGCTGCTGCCGCTGGGCCGCCTGGTCGCACGGATCGAAGGTGCCCGCGCCTTCTATCCCCAGCCCGTTCCCCCCGCCTGGCACGCGATGATGCTGGCCTTTTCGCGCCGCCGTGCGCAGGTGCACGCCCTGGCCTGGGAGAACCGTACGCTTCCCCGGGAACTCGCTCGGCTGGTGCCCGCCTACTCCGGGCTCAGGGTGCCCGCCGTCATCCTGGCAGGTGTGCATGACCGCCTGGCCCCGGTCCAGGTCCATGCCGTTCCCCTGGCGGCGGCCCTTCCGCAGGCCGAGCTGCGTCTTTTGCCGGACGGCGGTCATCAGCTGCACTGGACGCATCCGAAAGAGGTGGTGCGGGGAGTAGATGCCCTGCTGGACGAGAGCCTGTTCGAGCTTCCACTTGTCTCCCCGCCCGCCCGCTAG